A single window of Liolophura sinensis isolate JHLJ2023 chromosome 6, CUHK_Ljap_v2, whole genome shotgun sequence DNA harbors:
- the LOC135466599 gene encoding bone morphogenetic protein 2-like — protein sequence MVVEHTGILLLILSCMVTGATTSITSPQEPDPSHDSPDTPLPQQTISEKDKNEAIQAFETSLLNLFGLSSRPKPSRKSTIPQYMLDMYARQLHELDGLSLNAFVTGPGTSNANTVRSFLHAESEAEESGDQLPEKSIKFNVTSIPEHEELTSAELRLYRKELKDLQSSLQLEGNTSVKCLKLRIEVHEVIKPARRGRESMTRLIDVKTVDVRNSSWESFDVHPAVLKWKQFPHLNHGLEVRVQARSPALTDRRKDINNHVRLRRSATNSQDEWHSQRPLLVTYSDDGRSPRTRRSNRRRARSRHSRRKARRNQCRRHALYVDFSDVGWNDWIVAPPGYQAYYCHGECPFPLADHLNSTNHAIVQTLVNSVNPAAVPKACCVPTELSPISMLYLDEYDKVVLKNYQDMVVEGCGCR from the exons ATGGTAGTGGAGCACACGGGCATCTTGTTGTTGATACTGAGCTGTATGGTGACCGGAGCGACCACTTCCATCACGTCCCCCCAGGAGCCAGACCCGAGCCACGACTCACCAGACACGCCCCTGCCACAGCAAACCATCAGCGAGAAAGATAAAAACGAGGCTATCCAAGCGTTCGAGACCAGTTTATTGAACCTCTTCGGTTTAAGTTCTCGGCCCAAACCCAGCAGAAAGTCAACAATACCGCAGTACATGCTGGATATGTATGCCCGCCAGCTGCACGAGTTAGACGGACTGAGCCTGAACGCCTTTGTGACTGGACCGGGTACCAGCAATGCCAACACAGTCCGCAGCTTCCTTCATGCAG AGAGTGAAGCCGAGGAATCAGGAGATCAGCTGCCCGAAAAGTCCATCAAGTTTAACGTTACCTCAATTCCTGAGCACGAAGAGTTGACGTCGGCCGAGCTGCGTCTGTACCGGAAGGAGTTGAAAGACTTGCAATCCTCCCTTCAGTTAGAAGGGAATACCTCTGTGAAATGTTTGAAACTTCGCATAGAAGTTCACGAAGTGATAAAACCAGCTCGGCGCGGCCGGGAATCTATGACTCGTCTGATCGATGTGAAGACAGTAGATGTTCGGAATAGTTCCTGGGAATCTTTTGACGTTCACCCAGCAGTATTAAAATGGAAGCAGTTTCCTCACTTGAATCACGGCCTGGAGGTCCGAGTCCAGGCCAGGAGTCCCGCCCTGACGGACCGACGTAAGGACATTAACAACCATGTCAGGTTACGGCGCTCCGCCACCAACTCCCAGGACGAGTGGCATTCTCAGAGACCGCTACTCGTCACCTATAGCGACGACGGCAGGTCGCCAAGAACTCGTAGGAGCAATCGTAGGCGAGCCAGGAGTCGCCATTCGAGGAGGAAAGCGCGCCGAAATCAGTGTAGGCGACATGCTCTCTATGTAGATTTTAGTGACGTCGGTTGGAATGACTGGATAGTGGCGCCACCCGGTTACCAGGCCTACTATTGCCACGGCGAGTGTCCATTTCCTCTAGCTGACCATTTAAATTCCACAAACCATGCAATTGTGCAAACACTGGTCAATTCAGTAAATCCTGCCGCTGTACCAAAAGCATGTTGTGTGCCAACGGAACTAAGTCCTATTTCAATGTTATATTTGGATGAATATGATAAAGTTGTGTTAAAAAATTATCAAGACATGGTTGTGGAAGGTTGTGGATGCCGGTAA